In Elephas maximus indicus isolate mEleMax1 chromosome 14, mEleMax1 primary haplotype, whole genome shotgun sequence, one DNA window encodes the following:
- the N4BP2L2 gene encoding NEDD4-binding protein 2-like 2 isoform X9, whose protein sequence is MALCSALMTIFAIKMGTAKQAMAQGRSPVIIDNTNTQAWEMKPYVEMAIGKGYRVEFHEPETWWKFDPEELEKRNKHGVSRKKIAQMLERYEYQVSISVVMNSVEPSHKGTQGTQRPPPPPGRQRWGGPLGSHSHVGVTDDY, encoded by the exons ATGGCATTGTGTTCAGCACTGATGACTATTTTCGCTATCAAGATGGGTACAG CCAAACAAGCTATGGCGCAGGGGCGATCTCCAGTTATAATAGACAACACTAACACGCAAGCTTGGGAGATGAAACCATACGTGGAAATG GCCATAGGAAAAGGATACAGAGTAGAGTTTCATGAACCCGAGACTTGGTGGAAATTTGATCCTGAAGAATTAGAAAA GAGGAATAAGCATGGTGTGTCTCGGAAGAAGATTGCTCAAATGTTGGAGCGTTATGAGTACCAAGTGTCCATCTCCGTTGTAATGAATTCAGTGGAGCCGTCGCACAAAGGCACGCAGGGCACGCAGCGACCTCCTCCTCCGCCCGGGAGGCAGAGGTGGGGAGGGCCTCTGGGCTCACACAGCCACGTGGGTGTCACAGATGATTACTGA